The following proteins are co-located in the Cutaneotrichosporon cavernicola HIS019 DNA, chromosome: 3 genome:
- a CDS encoding uncharacterized protein (Electron transfer flavoprotein-ubiquinone oxidoreductase, 4Fe-4S), which yields MSLTTRWIGSSRSAVAAVVRRPRVAAIGTVSRARFFASEAEEPFDLNSIERDSDEVDVCIVGGGPAGLSAAIRLKQLDKDDQLRVVVLEKGSEPGNHILSGAVLEPRALNELIPEWEEKGAPLNQPALKDSMKFLINGNMSAPMPHPPQMSNHGNYIVSLSRFTSWLAEQAEELGVEVYPGFAGASPVYTEDGTGVKGVCTGDVGLDKNLQPKDSFEPGMEFHAKVTLIAEGAHGSLSKVLQNKFNLRDGVDPQTYGLGIKEVWKVRDEVHEPGKIIHTMGWPLDMNTYGGSFLYHMEDNMVTLGLVVGLDYPNPYISPFREFQRLKHHPVFAEVLKGGECIAYGARALNEGGFQSIPKLFFPGGALIGCSAGFLNVPKIKGTHNAMKSGMLAAEAAYEQLTKGEESEAPVDMSEYASKMEKSWVYDELKEVRNLRPSFHNPLGLWGGMAYSGLDSMILKGRVPWTFHHPQEDFEATKPAANFKPIDYPKPDGELSFDILTSVARTGTNHAENQPVHLRLPTDPDARRRHTEINVTEYDGLLGRVCPAAVYEYQDAEGAEVDAAGKKFVINSQNCIHCKTCSIKVPTQDITWTVPEGGGGPKYTIT from the exons ATGTCTCTCACAACACGCTGGAtcggctcgtcgcgctccgcTGTCGCAGCAGTCGTTAGGCGGCCACGCGTTGCCGCCATTGGCACCGTCTCGCGCGCCCGCTTCTTCGcctccgaggccgaggagcccTTCGACCTCAACTCGATCGAGcgcgactcggacgaggtcgacgtctgcattgttggtggtggtccCGCCGGTCTCTCGGCCGCTATCCGcctcaagcagctcgacaaggaTGACCAGCtccgtgtcgtcgtcctcgagaagggCTCCGAGCCCGGTAACCACATTCTGTCCGGTGCCGTTCTCGAGCCCAGGGCGCTCAACGAGCTGATTCccgagtgggaggagaagggtgCGCCGCTCAACCAGcccgcgctcaaggactCGATGAAGTTCCTCATCAACGGCAACATGTCGGCTCCCATGCCCCACCCGCCCCAGATGAGCAACCATGGTAACTACATTgtctcgctctcgcgctTCACTTCGTggctcgccgagcaggccgaggagctcggtgTGGAGGTCTACCCCGGTTTCGCCGGTGCCAGCCCCGTCTACACCGAGGACGGCACGGGCGTCAAGGGTGTGTGCACTGGCGACGTTGGTCTCGACAAGAACTTGCAGCCAAAGGACTCGTTTGAGCCTGGTATGGAGTTCCACGCAAAGGTCACCCTCATTGCTGAGGGTGCTCACGGCTCGCTTTCCAAGGTTCTCCAGAACAAGTTCAACCTGCGTGACGGTGTCGACCCCCAGACTTACGGCCTCGGTATCAAGGAGGTTTGGAAGGTCCGTGACGAGGTTCACGAGCCCGGAAAGATTATCCACACCATGGGCTGGCCCCTCGACATGAACACGTACGGTGGCTCGTTCCTGTACCACATGGAGGACAACATGGTCACCCTGggtctcgtcgtcggtctcGACTACCCCAACCCCTACATCTCGCCCTTCCGCGAGTTCCAGCGCCTCAAGCACCACCCCGTCTTTGCCGAGGTCCtcaagggcggcgagtgCATTGCCTACGGTGCGCGTGCCCTCAACGAAGGTGGTTTCCAGTCGATCCCCAAGCTCTTCTTCCCCGGAGGAGCGCTCATCGGCTGCTCGGCTGGTTTCCTGAATGTGCCCAAGATCAAGGGTACGCACAACGCCATGAAGTCGGGTatgctcgccgccgaggctgcgTACGAGCAGCTCACCAAGGGTGAGGAGTCGGAGGCGCCTGTCGACATGTCCGAGTACGCTTCCAAGATGGAGAAGTCGTGGGTGTACGatgagctcaaggaggtgcGCAACCTCCGCCCCTCGTTCCACAACCCTCTTGGATTGTGGGGCGGCATGGCCTACTCGGGTCTTGACTCGATGATCCTCAAGGGCCGCGTCCCCTGGACCTTCCACCACCCCCAGGAGGACTTTGAGGCTACCAAGCCCGCCGCCAACTTCAAGCCCATCGACTACCCGAAGCCCGATGGCGAGCTCTCGTTTGACATTCTCACCTCGGTTGCCCGTACCGGCACCAACCACGCCGAGAACCAGCCCGTgcacctccgcctccctACCGACCCggacgcgcgccgccgccacacCGAGATCAACGTGACCGAGTATGACGGTCTCCTGGGCCGTGTCTGCCCCGCTGCCGTGTACGAGTACCaggacgccgagggtgccgaggtcgacgccgctgGCAAGAAGTTTGTTATCAACTCGCAGAACTGCATCCACTGCAAGACCTGCTCCATCAAGGTCCCTACCCAGGACATTACCTGGACCGTCCCcgagggtggcggtgggccCAAGTACA CCATCACCTAA
- a CDS encoding uncharacterized protein (to TIGR gene model, INSD accession), translating into MGYEEKPKLAGSPDSGSIEEGYAVHPGAEDTRHDAVFGDMEEGGPNFRNVGWMGATVLMIKSAFGLGVLSIPFVFQAVGIVPGIILIIVVELIVTWSAFVLGSFKLNHRECYSMADVGRILAGRWGEEFFTFAVCICMLFFSASGMVGVTTAFNAVSTHATCTAVWMAVVFVVSFGFASIRTLGKVTWLAWPAFFSILSAVLVMTIAVGVQDRPNDAPQAPAPWEKDFKIFNKTDFVGGISAVATVLFAAAGTPTYFGIISEMREPRLYHRAMLINQTFVTLIYIVIGSVVYWFCGQYVSQPSLGSAGHVMKKICYGLAIPGLFFSVILWVHIPAKFIFVRLLRGSDHLTKNSVTHWATWLISSFACTMIAYLIGSAIPILNSIISLVGALIAPTLCITPFGAMWLHDNVKGRNWRSLSTWKQAQTAWAIFIVLIGMFITIAGTYGAVVTIIRQPGEGSPWSCADNSNSV; encoded by the exons ATGGGATACGAAGAAAAACCAAAACTTGCCGGCTCGCCGGACTCGGGCTCCATCGAAGAGGGTTACGCCGTTCACCCCGGCGCTGAGGACACGAGGCACGATGCCGTCTTCGGCGACATGGAAGAGGGAGGGCCCAACTTCCGTAAC GTCGGATGGATGGGCGCAACCGTGCTCATGATCAAGTCGGCGTTCGgtctcggcgtcctctCGATTCCATTCGTCTTCCAAGCCGTCGGCATTGTTCCCGGCATTATCCTGATCATTGTCGTCGAACTCATCGTGACGTGGAGCGCATTTGTCCTCGGTTCATTCAAGCTCAACCACCGCGAATGTTACTCTATGGCCGACGTGGGGCGTATTCTCGCCGGTCGATGGGGAGAAGAATTCTTCACATTCGCCGTGTGTATCTGCAtgctcttcttctctgCCTCGGGTATGGTCGGAGTCACGACCGCCTTCAACGCAGTCTCGACCCACGCGACCTGCACCGCCGTGTGGATGGCTGTCGTCTTTGTCGTCTCCTTTGGTTTCGCTAGCATCCGTACCCTTGGAAAGGTTACTTGGCTCGCTTGgcccgccttcttctccatccTCAGTGCTG TCCTCGTCATGACCATCGCCGTTGGCGTGCAGGACCGCCCGAACGACGCTCCCCAGGCCCCAGCGCCGTGGGAGAAGGACTTTAAGATCTTCAACAAGACCGACTTTGTCGGCGGCAtcagcgccgtcgccaccgTCCTCTTtgctgccgccggcacGCCCACCTACTTTGGCATCATCTCGGAGATGCGCGAGCCGCGCCTGTACCACCGCGCCATGCTCATCAACCAGACCTTTGTCACTCTGATCTACATCGTCATTGGCTCT GTTGTATACTGGTTCTGCGGACAGTACGTTTCGCAGCCCTCGCTCGGTTCTGCGGGCCACGTCATGAAGAAGATCTGCTACGGCCTTGCAATT CCCGgtctcttcttctccgtcATTCTCTGGGTCCACATCCCCGCAAAATTCATCTTTGTTCGCCTCCTCCGTGGCAGCGACCACCTCACTAAGAACTCGGTCACCCACTGGGCTACCTGGCTCATCTCGTCGTTTGCTTGCACGATGATCGCGTACCTTATCGGCAGCGCCATCCCTATTCTTAACAGCATCAtcagcctcgtcggcgccctcATCGCCCCCACCCTCTGCATCACCCCCTTCGGCGCCATGTGGCTGCACGACAACGTCAAGGGCCGCAACTGGCGTTCCCTCAGTACTTGGAAGCAGGCCCAGACCGCATGGGCCATCTtcatcgtcctcatcgGCATGTTCATCACCATTGCAGGCACTTATGGTGCCGTTGTGACTATTATCCGGCAGCCGGGCGAGGGATCGCCGTGGTCGTGCGCCGATAACTCCAACTCGGTCTAG
- a CDS encoding uncharacterized protein (Low-density lipoprotein receptor domain class A) — MLDTQSRGSRYLHSVHLHLGRDRRDAVHRCTMKYIALIAILPALAAAEHVRGVDPAFEDKYAPSLSDFTCLDGSKSIPMSSVNDDYCDCPDGSDEPGTSACEGRPHAYFYCRNDGHIPARILSSRVNDGVCDEACCDGSDEWASGACPNRCHDIAKAHKERIEREGKIRRTGAKIRGTYVAFAQKEKKRLQDEIAAKRVEIVNCERQVADTKAALENAEAQSRDDLERKKSSPLYKALEEHRDAVKRLRDQLQATQDDLGTVLGILDELAKGYNPNGQDMAVKAAVVGYKELIGSVETPEAADGEEKETPEAKLNTVRSPDEHLSGFDIDRVVNVDLESLLVDNVNDDDDDSLLYRLEEYIPDSMYEYYFSAREALVGALTSMGVLKKTAIINDGPHVAAARERFNAAERELNTVRSAITSAEETLELIGNKHWFGPDGEWKKLDGTCVDTVAGDYTYELCFFGRATQKSNKDHSSNNLGHFVEWNNAAQPGEYAYYTKMAFRNGAKCWNGPMRSVNVELECGKENALLVITEPEKCEYNFKATSPALCWPLEEVGKAAPKENTQEEVSKDDAVKDEL; from the exons ATGTTGGACACCCAGTCTCGCG GCTCGCGATACCTCCACTCtgtccacctccacctcggaCGCGATCGACGTGACG CTGTACACCGCTGTACAATGAAGTACATCGCCCTCATCGCTATCCTTCCCGCCCTCGCGGCTGCCGAGCATGTCCGTGGCGTCGATCCTGCGT tcgAGGACAAGTACGCCCCTTCCCTCAGCGACTTCACATGTCTCGACGGCTCCAAGAGCATCCCCATGTCATCAGTCAACGACGACTACTGCGATTGCCCCGACGGCTCCGATGAACCCGGCACATCAGCGTGCGAGGGAAGACCACACGCGTACTTTTATTGTCGGAACGACGGACATATCCCCGCGCGTATCTTGAGTTCCCGCGTCAACGACGGGGTTTGTG ACGAGGCATGCTGCGACGGCTCGGATGAATGGGCGAGCGGCGCCTGTCCGAACCGCTGCCATGATATTGCAAAGGCCCACAAAGAGCGTattgagcgcgagggcaAGATTAGGCGTACT GGAGCCAAGATCCGAGGAACATATGTTGCGTTTGcgcagaaggagaagaagcgcctGCAAGATGAGATTGCAGCCAAGCGGGTCGAGATAGTGAATTGCGAACGACAAGTTGCAGACACCAAGGCAGCGCTGGAGAACGCAGAGGCGCAGAGCCGCGACGACCTGGAGCGAAAGAAGTCTTCTC cacTGTACAAGGCGCTTGAGGAGCATCGGGACGCAGTAAAGCGGTTACGCGACCAGCTGCAGGCGACACAGGACGATCTCGGTACCGTCCTCGGtatcctcgacgagcttgccaaGGGGTATAACCCTAACGGACAGGATATGGCTGTCAAGGCCGCTGTTGTCGGATACAAGGAGCTCATTGGAAGCGTTGAGACTCCGGAAGCGGcggatggagaggagaaggagactCCCGAGGCCAAACTGAACACTGTTCGCTCGCCGGATGAGCACCTCTCTGGCTTTGACATTGACCGtgtcgtcaacgtcgaTCTGGAGAGCCTGCTGGTTGATAATGTgaatgacgacgacgacgacagcctCCTCTACAGACTCGAGGAGTACATCCCTGACTCGATGTACGAGTACTACTTCTCTGCTCGCGAGGCCCTTGTCGGCGCCCTCACGAGCATGGGCGTGTTGAAGAAGACTGCGATCATCAACGACGGGCCGC acgtGGCCGCTGCGCGAGAGCGATTCAACGCAGCCGAGCGCGAACTCAACACTGTCCGCAGCGCAATCACCAGCGCCGAAGAGACGCTCGAGCTGATCGGCAACAAGCACTGGTTCGGCCCTGACGGCGAGTGGAAGAAGCTCGACGGTACGTGTGTCGACACAGTCGCGGGCGACTATACGTACGAGCTGTGTTTCTTTGGCCGCGCTACACAGAAGAGTAACAAGGACCACTCGAGCAACAACCTCGGCCACTTTGTCGAGTGGAACAATGCTGCTCAGCCCGGCGAGTATGCGTACTACACCAAGATGGCGTTCCGCAACGG tgcCAAGTGCTGGAACGGGCCGATGCGGTCTGTCAatgtcgagcttgagtgCGGTAAAGAGAACGCGCTGCTCGTCATTACCGAGCCGGAGAAGTGCGAGTACAACTTCAAGGCGACTAGTCCGGCGCTCTGCTGGCCGCTGGAGGAAGTAGGTAAGGCCGCGCCTAAGGAGAACACCCAGGAGGAGGTTTccaaggacgacgccgtcaaggacgagctgtAG
- a CDS encoding uncharacterized protein (Iron/manganese superoxide dismutases, C-terminal domain) — MSRPFANIARAAARTPLSSAARRTILTAAPSGSSRKPTGGAIGGVDPRILNGLPSFIGAEQFDRLNEWQAGLWERLQSEVRNNPGLAPIKLKWDNDKLHMTDLLALSAREPSLALAFNYAALLLNNSYFLEGLNADASKPVPDHFQALEDRVAAYADGIVGSGWLWIVKAGDGLADLDVVPTYGAGTLLVTMRQQRGRQDTLPVFGTPATSGDQSPAPPVEAEASSDAPPPRQNPAAGRRAGGEATPLAVLNLFEHAYLGDKYGVLSRGEYARDWFRSLDWDKVSKRTASAGTW; from the exons ATGTCTCGCCCATTCGCGAACATTGCCCGtgccgcggcgcgcacaCCCCTATCCTCGGCTGCTCGGCGCACTATCCTCACGGCGGCGCcctcgggctcgtcgcgcaAGCCGACGGGCGGCGCGATTGGTGGTGTCGACCCCCGTATCCTCAATGGTCTGCCGAGCTTTATCGGTGCCGAGCAGTTTGACCGGCTGAACGAGTGGCAGGCGGGGCTTTGGGAGCGGTTGCAATCCGAGGTTAGGA ACAACCCGGGACTCGCACCGATCAAGCTCAAGTGGGACAACGACAAGTTGCACATGACCGACCTACTTGCGCTGAGTGCGCGTGAGCCTtccctcgcccttgcgTTCAACTATGCTGCGCTGCTGCTTAACAACTCGTACTTTCTCGAGGGCCTGAACGCCGACGCTTCCAAGCCCGTTCCCGACCACTTCCAGGCGCTTGAGgaccgcgtcgccgcctACGCCGACGGTATCGTTGGCTCGGGGTGGCTCTGGATCGTCAAGGCTGGTGACGggctcgccgacctcgacgtcgtcccaACGTACGGTGCCGGCACTCTTCTTGTGACTATGCGCCAGCAGCGCGGACGGCAGGACACCCTCCCCGTCTTCGGGACGCCCGCGACCTCGGGCGACCAGAGCCCCGCTCCTCCcgtcgaggctgaggcaTCCTCGgacgctcctcctcccaggCAGAACCCTGccgccggccgccgcgccggcggTGAGGCCACTCCCCTCGCGgtcctcaacctcttcgAGCACGCGTACCTTGGCGACAAGTACGGTGTTCTCTCGCGCGGCGAGTACGCGCGCGACTGGTTCCGCTCCCTTGACTGGGACAAGGTCTCGAAGCGCACCGCCTCAGCCGGGACCTGGTAG
- a CDS encoding uncharacterized protein (Mitotic checkpoint regulator, MAD2B-interacting) has product MLLADYGSDSDDSGPSSPPARAPAPAPTPVVKKKKKPVRIALDLPPKETRKSKSKSPEADADDHRSPPPAKRKLGGAGSSALLGMLPPPKRKLPSTGIRAKSGSSSTSRPGASLGLGLGSARAPADDDDAPALVPKVVKRKADENLDLFGLSEAVAKPSSSLPKAPPKPTNISSAPAVSEFVPPAPTPDDPYPGYYQLPSGSWAAHDRAYYAKAVASFPTSELEAEDSRKASRMGRDWAALDDGRADVLEINANAGLAEGRAEAERRQRLARPKTDDFEYSPVGQTKGLAQERHQLSSLLSSAYAQRDELEARIQENKKNMRNAQMKYGF; this is encoded by the exons ATGCTCCTCGCAGACTACGGTTCCGACTCTGATGATTCCGGCCCGTCCTCACCGCCTGCGCGCGCCCCGGCTCCGGCCCCGACGCCGGTggtgaagaagaagaagaagcccGTCAggatcgcgctcgaccttcctcccaaagagacgaggaagagcaagagcaagTCGCCAGaagccgacgccgacgaccaTAGGTCACCTCCCCCTGCCAAGAGAAAGCTCGGGGGTGCAGGGAG CTCTGCCTTGCTCGGTATGCTGCCACCGCCGAAGCGGAAACTACCGTCGACGGGGATCAGAGCAAAGTCGGgatcctcgtcgacatccaGGCCAGGTGCATCATTGGGTCTGGGGTTAGGAtcagcgcgcgcgccagcagacgacgacgacgcgccagCACTCGTACCCAAGGTTGTGAAGCGCAAGGCAGATGAGAACCTCGACCTATTCGGACTAT ccgaggccgtggcgaagccatcatcatcactcCCAAAAGCGCCACCCAAGCCAACAAACATCTCCTCTGCCCCCGCCGTGTCCGAGTTCGTCCCGCCTGCGCCGACACCCGACGACCCATACCCAGGATACTACCAGCTCCCATCTGGTTCATGGGCGGCCCACGACCGGGCATACTacgccaaggccgtcgcATCCTTCCCGACGTCAGAGTTGGAAGCCGAGGACAGCCGCAAAGCCTCACGCATGGGCCGAGACTGGGCGGCATTGGACGACGGGCGCGCAGACGTGCTCGAGATCAATGCGAACGCAGGGCTGGCTGAAGGACGTGCTGAAGCTgagcgccgccagcgcctggCCCGGCCCAAGACAGACGACTTTGAGTACTCGCCGGTCGGGCAGACCAAGGGCCTCGCACAGGAGCGACACCAGCTCTCGTCGCTCCTGTCGAGCGCGTacgcgcagcgcgacgaACTCGAGGCGCGGATCCAGGAAAACAAGAAGAACATGCGCAACGCGCAGATGAAGTATG GCTTCTGA
- the MET15 gene encoding uncharacterized protein (DegT/DnrJ/EryC1/StrS aminotransferase family) encodes MASSTNFETLQLHAGQEPDPTTRATAVPIYATSSYTFIDSAHAARLFALKEFGNIYSRIMNPTVDVFEKRIAALEGGVAALATSSGQAAQFITLTTLASAGDNIVSTSNIYGGTYNQLKVLLPRLGINTKFVTGDKPEDFAAQIDEKTKAVYIETIGNPRFNVPDFEAIAKVAHDAGVPLVVDNTFGAGGFYCRPIEHGADIVVHSATKWIGGHGTTVAGVIIDSGKFDWGANGARFPEMVEPSPGYHGLKFWETFGPLTFILRARVELLRDLGASLNPFGAQQLLLGTETLALRAERHASNALALAQYLEQHPQVAWVSYPGLASHPTHEMAAKYLKRGFGGVLSVGVKGGAEKVAATVDGLKLFSNLANVGDSRSLAIHPWSTTHEQLSAEERVASGVTEDLIRVSVGTEHIDDIIADFEQSLKAIA; translated from the exons ATGGCCTCCTCTACCAACTTCGAGACCCTCCAGCTCCACGCGGG CCAGGAGCCCGACCCGACCACCCGCGCGACTGCCGTCCCCATCTacgcgacctcgtcgtacACCTTCATCGACTCGGCTCACGCCGCCCGTCTCTTCGCCCTCAAGGAGTTTGGCAACATCTACTCGCGCATCATGAAC CCCACCGTCGACGTCTTCGAGAAGCGTATCGCTGCCCTCGAGGGCGGTgttgccgcgctcgccacctcGTCAGGTCAGGCCGCTCAGTTCATCACCCTCACGACTCTTGCCAGCGCCGGTGACAACATTgtctcgacctcgaacATCTACGGCGGCACCTACAACCAGCTcaaggtcctcctcccccgtcTCGGCATCAACACCAAGTTTGTTACTGGCGACAAGCCCGAGGACTTTGCCGCCCAGATCGACGAGAAGACCAAGGCCGTCTACATCGAGACCATTGGCAACCCTCGCTTCAACGTCCCCGACTTTGAGGCCATTGCCAAGGTCGCGCACGACGCCGGCGTCCCCCTCGTTGTCGACAACACCTTCGGTGCCGGTGGCTTCTACTGCCGGCCCATTGAGCACGGcgccgacattgtcgtcCACTCTGCCACCAAGTGGATCGGCGGCCACGGCACCACCGTTGCCGGTGTCATTATCGACTCGGGCAAGTTTGACTGGGGAGCCAACGGCGCGCGCTTCCCCGAGATGGTCGAGCCCTCGCCGGGCTACCACGGCCTCAAGTTCTGGGAGACCTTTGGCCCCCTCACCTTCATCCTCCGTGCCcgtgtcgagctcctccgtGACCTCGGTGCTTCGCTCAACCCCTTCGGTGCccagcagctcctccttggcacTGAGACCCTTGCCCTCCGTGCCGAGCGCCACGCGTccaacgccctcgccctcgcccagtACCTCGAGCAGCACCCCCAGGTCGCTTGGGTCTCGTACCCTGGTCTCGCCAGCCACCCCACGCACGAGATGGCGGCCAAGTACCTTAAGCGCGGCTTTGGCGGTGTCCTCTCGGTTGGTGTCAAGGGCGGTGCCGAGAAGGTCGCGGCCACGGTCGACGGCCTCAAGCTCttctccaacctcgccaacgttggtgactcgcgctcgctcgccatccaccCCTGGTCGACCACGCACGAGCAGCTCTCCGCGGAGGAGCGTGTCGCATCCGGTGTCACCGAGGACCTCATCCGTGTCTCGGTCGGCACTGAGCACATTGACGACATCATCGCCGACTTTGAGCAGTCTCTCAAGGCCATTGCCTAA